From Bradyrhizobium symbiodeficiens, the proteins below share one genomic window:
- a CDS encoding DUF2147 domain-containing protein has product MRLALYTGLILAGGYTCLTPTLAADPTGDWRVADGVANIRVAQCNGSMWGAVSWEKQPGGRDENNPDASKKTRPTLGMVTLIDMKKKPGAEQWEGQVYNAKDGQLYSATITPAGTDQLEIKGCVMGFLCGGETWTRVGPPIPSSTANAMAKSTPKSAGTAPKAAGTTVAAAPAPAAPKAAGAAKPGQKGTADPVGDICLLPEITGFAH; this is encoded by the coding sequence ATGCGTTTAGCCCTTTACACCGGACTAATACTGGCTGGCGGTTACACCTGCCTGACCCCGACGCTCGCCGCCGATCCCACCGGCGACTGGCGGGTTGCCGATGGCGTCGCCAACATTCGCGTCGCCCAATGCAATGGCAGCATGTGGGGCGCCGTTTCCTGGGAAAAGCAGCCCGGTGGGCGCGACGAGAACAATCCGGATGCCTCGAAGAAGACCAGGCCCACGCTGGGCATGGTGACCCTGATCGACATGAAGAAGAAGCCCGGCGCCGAGCAGTGGGAAGGGCAGGTCTACAACGCCAAGGACGGCCAGCTCTACAGCGCGACCATCACGCCTGCCGGCACCGACCAGCTCGAAATCAAGGGCTGCGTGATGGGCTTCCTCTGCGGCGGCGAGACCTGGACCCGGGTCGGCCCGCCGATCCCCTCGAGCACCGCCAACGCCATGGCCAAGAGCACGCCGAAGTCTGCCGGCACGGCGCCGAAGGCCGCAGGTACGACCGTTGCCGCCGCGCCTGCGCCCGCAGCCCCGAAGGCCGCCGGCGCAGCCAAGCCCGGTCAGAAGGGCACGGCCGACCCGGTCGGCGACATCTGCCTACTCCCTGAGATTACGGGGTTTGCCCATTAG
- the hpnO gene encoding aminobacteriohopanetriol synthase HpnO translates to MHSPNPDMSQLFADRQAQRSTLHNRYLNEQFVRVLKTIGYDVGFQKGQGQYLYDRDGARYLDLLSGFGVFAIGRNHPVMRDALKSVLDADLPNLVQFDVSVLAGVLAERLLKYVPYLDKVFFANSGAECVEAAIKFARGATGRPGIVYCAHGYHGLTYGALSLTGDSNFRTGFEPLLPGCTSIPFNDLAALEKALASREVAAFVVEPIQGKGVNMPTDEFLPGAAALCKKYGTLFVADEIQTGMGRTGRFLAVEHWNVEPDMVLLSKSLSGGHVPVGAVLTRKAIFDKIFNQMDRAVVHGSTFSKNDLAMAAGIATLDVMESEKLIESAAKRGAELRLALTRMVPGYELMKEVRGKGLMIGVEFGPPKSLRLRASWNVLEAANKGLFCQLITVPLFKDHKILTQVAGHGSHTIKLLPPLTITEEDCSWIEKAFDDVIAGSHKVPGAIWSLGKTLVDNAVRRSA, encoded by the coding sequence ATGCACAGCCCAAATCCAGACATGTCTCAGCTTTTCGCGGACCGTCAGGCCCAGCGCAGCACCCTGCATAATCGGTATCTGAACGAGCAGTTCGTTCGGGTTCTCAAGACCATCGGCTACGATGTCGGCTTCCAGAAGGGGCAGGGGCAGTATCTCTACGATCGCGACGGCGCGCGCTATCTCGATTTGTTGTCCGGCTTTGGCGTGTTCGCGATCGGGCGCAATCATCCGGTCATGCGCGATGCGCTCAAGAGCGTGCTTGATGCCGACCTGCCCAACCTCGTCCAGTTCGACGTCTCGGTGCTGGCCGGAGTGCTCGCCGAGCGGCTGCTGAAATATGTCCCGTATCTGGACAAGGTGTTCTTCGCCAATTCCGGCGCCGAATGCGTCGAAGCCGCGATCAAGTTCGCGCGAGGCGCTACCGGCCGCCCCGGTATCGTCTATTGCGCCCACGGCTATCACGGTCTGACCTATGGCGCGCTGTCGCTGACCGGTGATTCGAACTTCCGCACCGGCTTCGAGCCGCTGCTGCCGGGCTGCACCTCGATCCCGTTCAACGATCTGGCCGCGCTGGAAAAGGCGCTGGCCTCGCGCGAGGTCGCAGCCTTCGTGGTCGAGCCGATCCAGGGCAAGGGCGTCAACATGCCCACCGACGAGTTCCTGCCGGGCGCAGCCGCGCTCTGCAAGAAATACGGCACGCTGTTCGTCGCCGACGAAATCCAGACCGGCATGGGCCGGACCGGCCGCTTCCTCGCGGTCGAGCACTGGAACGTCGAACCCGACATGGTGCTGCTGTCGAAGTCGCTGTCCGGCGGCCACGTGCCTGTCGGCGCGGTGCTAACGCGCAAGGCCATCTTCGACAAGATTTTTAATCAGATGGATCGCGCCGTGGTGCACGGTTCGACCTTCTCGAAAAATGACCTCGCCATGGCCGCGGGCATCGCCACGCTCGATGTCATGGAATCCGAGAAGCTGATCGAGTCCGCCGCCAAGCGCGGCGCCGAGCTGCGCCTCGCGCTGACGCGCATGGTGCCCGGCTACGAGCTGATGAAGGAAGTGCGCGGCAAGGGCCTGATGATCGGCGTCGAGTTCGGCCCGCCGAAATCGCTGCGGCTGCGTGCCTCCTGGAACGTGCTGGAGGCCGCCAACAAGGGCCTGTTCTGCCAGCTCATCACCGTGCCGCTGTTCAAGGATCACAAGATCCTGACCCAGGTCGCCGGCCACGGTAGCCACACCATCAAGCTGCTGCCGCCGCTCACCATCACCGAGGAAGACTGCAGCTGGATCGAGAAGGCGTTCGACGACGTCATCGCCGGCAGCCACAAGGTCCCCGGTGCGATCTGGTCGCTCGGAAAGACGCTGGTGGACAACGCGGTGCGAAGGTCGGCCTGA
- a CDS encoding anti-sigma factor family protein: MTCDEARIMLHALLDGELDAGHAREVEAHIASCTACAAEFAAQREMQRVLADTNLRYTAPASLRNRIEASLPGPQRQQPTRRSLLRGFAMGSAVSALAATGIVAVVLRQDDQQRILSEVVSAHLRSLQAGHLIDVVSTDQHTVKPWFNGKLDVAPPVIDLTAQGFTLVGGRLDYIDARAIGAVVYKRRQHVINLFVAQTSSTEHRPPKTQTMQGFNCRRWGERGLNFWAVSDIGADELAEFVDKFEAAMKANVEG, from the coding sequence ATGACCTGCGACGAAGCAAGGATCATGCTTCACGCGCTGCTCGACGGCGAGCTCGACGCCGGCCATGCGCGCGAGGTCGAAGCTCATATCGCAAGCTGCACGGCTTGCGCGGCTGAGTTTGCCGCGCAACGCGAGATGCAGCGCGTTCTCGCCGACACCAATCTGCGCTACACCGCGCCGGCAAGCCTGCGCAACCGTATCGAAGCCTCGCTGCCTGGGCCGCAACGCCAGCAACCGACCCGCCGCTCCCTGCTGCGCGGCTTTGCGATGGGCTCCGCGGTCTCCGCGCTCGCCGCAACGGGCATCGTCGCCGTCGTGCTGCGCCAGGACGACCAGCAGCGTATCCTCTCGGAAGTCGTCTCGGCGCACCTGCGCTCGCTCCAGGCCGGCCATCTCATTGACGTGGTCTCGACCGACCAGCACACCGTCAAGCCCTGGTTCAACGGCAAGCTCGACGTCGCCCCGCCCGTGATCGACCTCACCGCGCAAGGCTTCACGCTGGTCGGCGGCCGGCTCGACTATATCGACGCCCGCGCCATCGGCGCGGTGGTCTACAAGCGGCGCCAGCACGTGATCAATTTGTTCGTGGCACAGACATCGAGCACCGAACACCGGCCGCCGAAGACCCAGACCATGCAGGGCTTCAACTGTCGCCGCTGGGGCGAGCGCGGCCTGAACTTCTGGGCGGTCAGCGACATTGGCGCCGACGAGCTCGCCGAGTTCGTCGACAAGTTCGAGGCGGCGATGAAGGCGAATGTGGAGGGGTAG
- a CDS encoding sigma-70 family RNA polymerase sigma factor, with the protein MPATSDDPDKARRFREAALPHLDDVYTLARYLLRDASDAEDAVQECYLRALKHFDSYRGPAMKPWLFAILRNVCNAEYARRAHRPSALEDTPGAEQTPIWQESEASPETEALRSRDAGAIRKLIDALAEPFKETFVLREINNLSYREIAEAVGAPIGTVMSRLARARAMLRAAWTAEEEHSR; encoded by the coding sequence ATGCCAGCGACAAGCGACGATCCAGACAAGGCGCGGCGTTTTCGCGAAGCGGCGCTGCCCCATCTCGACGACGTCTACACGCTCGCGCGCTATCTGCTGCGCGACGCCTCCGACGCGGAAGATGCGGTGCAGGAGTGCTATCTGCGCGCGCTGAAGCACTTTGACAGCTATCGCGGGCCGGCCATGAAGCCCTGGCTGTTCGCGATCCTGCGCAATGTCTGCAACGCCGAATACGCACGGCGCGCCCACAGGCCCAGCGCGCTCGAGGATACGCCCGGCGCCGAGCAGACACCGATCTGGCAGGAGAGCGAGGCGAGCCCGGAAACCGAAGCGCTGCGCAGCCGCGATGCCGGCGCCATCCGCAAGCTGATCGACGCGCTGGCGGAGCCGTTCAAGGAAACCTTCGTGCTGCGCGAGATCAACAATTTGTCCTATCGTGAAATCGCAGAGGCCGTCGGCGCGCCCATCGGCACCGTGATGTCCCGCCTCGCCCGCGCCCGCGCCATGTTGCGAGCGGCATGGACGGCGGAAGAGGAGCACTCCAGATGA
- a CDS encoding cupredoxin domain-containing protein, which translates to MKTLNRRDFGVDLGLALAAAILLPATSARADDMDVHIDNFVFQPAELKIKIGTTVTWTNRDDIPHTVVSAGKFRSKTLDTDDKFSFTFTNAGDYKYFCSLHPHMTGMIKVE; encoded by the coding sequence ATGAAGACACTCAATCGCCGCGACTTCGGTGTCGATCTCGGCCTCGCCTTGGCCGCGGCCATCCTGTTGCCCGCAACAAGCGCCCGTGCCGACGACATGGACGTGCATATCGACAATTTCGTCTTCCAGCCGGCCGAGCTCAAGATCAAGATCGGCACCACCGTGACCTGGACCAACCGGGATGACATCCCGCACACCGTGGTGTCGGCCGGCAAGTTCAGGTCCAAGACTCTGGATACCGACGACAAGTTCTCGTTCACCTTCACCAATGCGGGCGACTACAAATATTTTTGTTCGCTGCACCCGCACATGACGGGGATGATCAAGGTTGAGTAA
- a CDS encoding metallophosphoesterase family protein — protein MSGHDHGDDGVSRRKVLECMTWAGTGVLWTVTGGVPRSLGIIDSAQAATAAAPGMTFLQISDSHVGFDKPANPNALGTLEEAVGKINAMPTKPSFMIHTGDITHLSKAAEFDNADRIISQSKLDVHYVPGEHDFLDEEVKFYRERYGRGTKGQGWYSFDAGGVHFIGLVNVVDMKAGGLGNLGAEQLAWLEDDLRGKSKSTPIVLFAHIPLWTVYPEWGWGTEDGGRALEYVKGFGSVTVLNGHIHQVMQKVEGNVTFHTARSTAFPQPAPGAASSPGPMKVEDAKLRSMLGVASVNFKQNEQRLAIIDTPLQG, from the coding sequence ATGAGCGGACACGATCACGGGGACGACGGCGTCAGCCGCCGCAAGGTGCTGGAATGCATGACCTGGGCCGGCACCGGGGTGCTCTGGACCGTCACGGGAGGCGTGCCGCGCTCGCTCGGCATCATCGATTCCGCGCAGGCTGCGACCGCAGCGGCACCCGGCATGACGTTCCTGCAGATCAGCGACAGCCATGTCGGCTTCGACAAGCCGGCCAATCCCAACGCGCTCGGCACGCTGGAGGAGGCCGTGGGCAAGATCAATGCGATGCCGACAAAGCCGTCCTTCATGATCCACACCGGCGACATCACGCATCTGTCCAAGGCCGCCGAGTTCGACAATGCCGATCGCATCATCTCGCAGAGCAAGCTCGACGTGCATTACGTGCCCGGCGAGCATGACTTCCTGGACGAGGAGGTGAAGTTCTATCGCGAGCGCTATGGCCGGGGCACCAAGGGCCAGGGCTGGTATTCGTTCGACGCCGGCGGCGTGCACTTCATCGGCCTCGTCAACGTCGTCGATATGAAGGCCGGGGGCCTCGGCAATCTCGGCGCCGAGCAGCTCGCCTGGCTCGAAGACGATCTGCGCGGCAAGTCGAAATCGACGCCGATCGTGCTGTTCGCGCACATCCCGCTCTGGACCGTCTATCCGGAATGGGGCTGGGGCACCGAGGACGGCGGCCGTGCGCTGGAATACGTCAAGGGCTTCGGCTCGGTCACCGTGCTGAACGGACACATCCATCAAGTGATGCAGAAGGTCGAGGGCAACGTCACCTTCCACACCGCGCGCTCGACTGCCTTCCCGCAGCCGGCGCCGGGAGCTGCCTCCTCGCCCGGCCCGATGAAGGTCGAGGACGCAAAACTGCGCTCAATGCTCGGCGTCGCCAGCGTCAACTTCAAGCAGAACGAGCAGCGGCTGGCGATCATCGACACGCCGCTCCAGGGCTGA
- a CDS encoding alpha/beta fold hydrolase: MISPHRFSIGPADTEIAMLQWGESGKPPALLVHGTGFVAGVWEEVARELASSYTVYALDRRGHGASHKPGDYHFLDYAEDVCRVIDALDLHDVYGIGHSAGATDLLLAAKFLPGRFTRLFVMEPTIMDPRAARAGGLDDESVARVQGTLRRRAEFENADAVFARYRAAPSFADWTETSLQAYVRYGFTTLDDGRVRLCCTPEIESAILRPIYEAMEQVYVGDARGNPFAGLAEIDCPVRVTTAAKSGPIYWEMAARAASLIPKVSTIVFEDAGHCVAQEVPTAVLEAVRKFAE; this comes from the coding sequence ATGATCAGTCCCCACCGCTTTTCCATCGGCCCGGCCGACACAGAGATCGCCATGCTGCAATGGGGCGAGAGCGGCAAGCCGCCTGCCCTGCTCGTTCATGGCACCGGATTCGTCGCGGGCGTCTGGGAAGAAGTCGCGCGCGAGCTTGCATCGAGCTACACCGTCTATGCGCTTGACCGCCGCGGCCACGGTGCGAGTCACAAGCCCGGCGACTATCACTTCCTGGACTATGCCGAGGACGTCTGCCGGGTGATCGACGCGCTCGATCTGCATGACGTCTACGGGATCGGCCACAGCGCCGGCGCGACGGATCTGCTGCTCGCGGCAAAATTCCTGCCCGGGCGCTTCACGCGCCTGTTCGTGATGGAGCCGACCATCATGGATCCGCGCGCGGCGCGCGCCGGAGGGTTGGACGACGAATCCGTCGCCCGTGTCCAAGGCACCTTGCGCCGACGCGCTGAGTTCGAGAATGCCGACGCCGTGTTCGCGCGCTACCGCGCCGCGCCGTCCTTTGCGGATTGGACCGAGACCTCACTGCAGGCGTATGTGCGCTATGGCTTCACGACGCTCGACGATGGCCGGGTACGGCTTTGCTGCACGCCGGAGATCGAGTCGGCGATCCTGCGTCCGATCTACGAAGCGATGGAGCAGGTTTACGTCGGCGACGCCCGCGGCAATCCGTTTGCAGGGCTCGCCGAGATCGACTGTCCCGTGCGCGTCACGACCGCCGCGAAGTCAGGCCCGATCTATTGGGAGATGGCGGCGCGCGCGGCATCGCTGATCCCGAAGGTCAGCACGATAGTGTTCGAGGACGCCGGGCATTGTGTCGCGCAGGAAGTGCCCACGGCCGTGCTGGAGGCTGTGCGAAAATTCGCAGAATAG
- a CDS encoding GMC family oxidoreductase, producing the protein MPRRLEGEFDYIVVGAGTAGCIVANRLSADPGKRVLVLEAGGDDNWIWFHIPVGYLFAIGNPRSDWMFKTEAEPGLNGRSLAYPRGKVIGGCSAINAMISMRGQAADYDHWRQLGMTGWGYDDVLPLFRRLEDHFLGASEHHGAGGGWRIEAPRLSWDVLDAVGDAAEQMGIKRIPDFNTGDNEGTSYFHVNQKRGRRWSSARGFLKPALNRPNLRLEKHVLVDRLIIEQGHAVGVRFIQNGEMIEARAKREVILSAGSIGSVQVLHRSGIGPADWLSPLGIDIVMDKPGVGRNLQDHLQQRAIYKVEGVRTLNETYYNLVRRGLMGLDYAFRRRGPLTMAPSQLGIFTRSDATRARANIQFHVQPLSLDKFGDPLHRFPAITVSACNLQPTSRGTVRLRSASPDEKPIIAPNYLSTDDDRQVGADAIRTTRRLMQQKALAKYRPSEYLPGPSVGDDDASLAKAAGDIGTTIFHPVGTAKMGAVSDPMAVVDERLRFYGLEGLRIVDASIMPTITSGNTNTPTAMIAEKGATMILEDAK; encoded by the coding sequence ATGCCGAGACGGCTCGAAGGTGAATTTGACTATATTGTCGTCGGGGCAGGTACGGCGGGCTGCATCGTCGCGAACCGCCTGTCGGCCGATCCCGGCAAACGCGTCCTCGTCCTCGAAGCAGGCGGCGACGACAACTGGATCTGGTTCCACATTCCCGTCGGCTATCTCTTTGCCATCGGCAATCCGCGCTCGGACTGGATGTTCAAGACCGAGGCCGAGCCCGGCCTGAACGGCCGTTCGCTGGCCTATCCTCGCGGCAAGGTGATCGGCGGGTGCTCGGCGATCAACGCCATGATCTCGATGCGCGGCCAGGCCGCCGATTACGATCATTGGCGCCAGCTCGGCATGACCGGCTGGGGCTATGACGATGTGCTGCCGCTGTTCAGGCGGCTCGAGGATCACTTCCTGGGGGCGAGCGAGCACCACGGCGCCGGGGGCGGCTGGCGCATCGAGGCGCCGCGGCTGTCATGGGACGTTCTCGATGCCGTCGGCGATGCCGCCGAGCAGATGGGGATCAAGCGCATCCCCGATTTCAACACCGGCGACAACGAAGGCACCAGCTATTTTCACGTCAACCAGAAGCGCGGCCGGCGCTGGTCGTCGGCGCGCGGCTTCCTCAAGCCGGCGCTGAACCGTCCGAACCTGCGGCTCGAAAAGCATGTGTTGGTCGACCGCCTGATCATCGAGCAGGGCCACGCCGTCGGCGTGCGCTTCATCCAGAACGGCGAGATGATCGAAGCGCGTGCGAAACGCGAAGTGATCCTCTCGGCAGGCTCGATCGGCTCGGTGCAGGTGCTGCATCGCTCCGGCATCGGGCCTGCCGACTGGCTGTCGCCGCTCGGCATCGACATCGTCATGGACAAGCCCGGCGTCGGCCGCAATCTGCAGGACCATCTGCAGCAGCGCGCGATCTACAAGGTCGAGGGCGTGCGAACGCTGAACGAGACCTATTACAATTTGGTCCGCCGCGGCCTGATGGGGCTCGACTACGCCTTCCGCCGCCGCGGGCCGCTGACGATGGCACCCTCGCAGCTCGGCATCTTCACGCGCTCGGACGCGACGCGCGCGCGCGCCAACATCCAGTTCCATGTGCAGCCGCTGTCGCTCGACAAGTTCGGCGATCCCCTGCACCGCTTCCCCGCCATCACCGTCAGCGCCTGCAATCTGCAACCGACCTCGCGCGGCACCGTGCGGCTGCGCTCGGCGAGCCCCGACGAGAAGCCGATCATCGCGCCGAATTACCTGTCGACCGACGACGACCGCCAGGTCGGCGCCGACGCCATCCGCACCACGCGCCGCCTGATGCAGCAGAAGGCGCTGGCCAAATATCGCCCGAGCGAATATCTGCCCGGCCCCTCCGTCGGCGATGACGATGCCTCGCTCGCAAAAGCCGCCGGCGATATCGGCACCACCATCTTCCATCCCGTCGGCACGGCCAAGATGGGCGCAGTGAGCGATCCGATGGCCGTGGTGGACGAGCGCCTCCGCTTCTACGGGCTCGAAGGCCTGCGCATCGTCGATGCCTCGATCATGCCGACCATCACCTCGGGCAACACCAACACGCCGACGGCGATGATCGCCGAGAAGGGCGCGACGATGATCCTGGAGGATGCGAAGTAG
- a CDS encoding M20 aminoacylase family protein, with the protein MPIVNRVADLQPDIQAWRRDIHEHPELLYDVHRTAAFVADRLREFGCDEVVTGLGRTGVVGVIKGGRPAGEGLKTIGLRADMDALPVEEQTNLPYASKTPGKMHACGHDGHTAMLLGAARYLAETRNFAGDAVVIFQPAEEGGAGGAAMVKDGLMERFGIEQVYGMHNGPGIPIGSFAIRPGPIMAATDEVDIMIEGLGGHAARPHKCIDSVLVGAQVITALQSIVARSVDPLESAVISICEFHAGNARNVIPQTATLKGTIRTLSPEVRKLVEKRVHEVVAGVAQITGAKIDLRYQRNYPVVINHAAETEVARRIARQVAGDANVHEMPPLMGGEDFAYMLEARPGAFIFCGNGDSAGLHHPAYNFNDEAIVFGTSYWVKLVEESLAAS; encoded by the coding sequence ATGCCCATCGTGAACCGCGTCGCCGACCTCCAACCCGATATTCAGGCCTGGCGCCGGGACATCCACGAGCACCCCGAGCTTCTCTACGACGTTCACCGCACTGCAGCATTCGTCGCGGACCGCCTGCGCGAGTTCGGCTGCGATGAGGTCGTCACCGGCCTCGGCCGGACCGGCGTGGTCGGCGTGATCAAGGGCGGGAGGCCGGCCGGCGAGGGGCTCAAGACCATCGGCCTGCGCGCCGACATGGATGCGCTGCCCGTCGAGGAGCAGACCAACCTGCCTTACGCCTCCAAGACTCCGGGCAAGATGCACGCCTGCGGCCATGACGGCCACACCGCGATGCTGCTCGGGGCCGCCCGCTACCTCGCCGAAACCCGCAATTTCGCCGGCGATGCGGTGGTGATCTTCCAGCCAGCGGAGGAAGGCGGTGCGGGCGGCGCGGCCATGGTCAAGGACGGCCTGATGGAGCGCTTCGGCATCGAGCAGGTCTACGGCATGCACAACGGCCCGGGCATCCCGATCGGCTCGTTCGCGATCCGGCCGGGTCCGATCATGGCGGCGACCGACGAGGTCGACATCATGATAGAGGGCCTCGGCGGCCATGCCGCGCGTCCGCACAAATGCATCGATTCCGTGCTGGTCGGCGCACAGGTGATCACGGCGCTGCAGTCGATCGTCGCGCGCAGCGTCGATCCGCTGGAATCGGCCGTAATCTCGATCTGCGAATTCCACGCCGGCAACGCCCGCAACGTCATTCCGCAGACCGCGACGCTGAAGGGGACCATCCGCACGCTGTCGCCGGAGGTGCGCAAGCTGGTCGAGAAGCGCGTGCATGAGGTGGTGGCGGGCGTCGCGCAAATCACCGGCGCCAAGATCGACCTGCGCTACCAGCGCAACTATCCCGTCGTGATCAACCACGCCGCGGAGACCGAGGTGGCGCGGCGCATTGCCAGGCAAGTCGCAGGCGATGCCAATGTGCACGAGATGCCGCCGCTGATGGGCGGCGAGGATTTCGCCTACATGCTGGAAGCGCGCCCCGGCGCCTTCATCTTCTGCGGCAACGGCGACAGCGCCGGGCTGCATCACCCCGCCTACAATTTCAACGACGAGGCGATCGTGTTCGGCACGTCGTATTGGGTGAAGCTGGTCGAGGAATCGCTCGCGGCGTCGTAA
- a CDS encoding inorganic phosphate transporter, protein MTDVAFDRAVADPAPIQPASRPNLDKGFNPLTMILFFGILAAGLLFVAYSIYVDVNATGARVTTYLPYILLFVALLIALGFEFVNGFHDTANAVATVIYTHSLPAEVAVMWSGFFNFLGVLMSSGAVAFGIVSLLPVELILQVGSSAGFAMVFALLIAAILWNLGTWFFGLPASSSHTLIGSIIGVGVANAVMRGRDGTSGVDWSKATEIGYALLLSPLFGFICAAVLLLLLKFIVRNPALYAAPESNKAPPLWIRGLLIATCTGVSFAHGSNDGQKGMGLIMLILIGTVPTAYALNRALPESQVAQFQKVSDAASKVIAAKGAGHSIIGDPRPAVTQYITSHHISEGTYPSLAVLVKDVGDQVAKYGSLNKVPAEVVGNTRNDMYLTSEAIRFLMKDKENDLNKDDVATLNAYKGGLDSATKFIPTWVKVAVAIALGLGTMIGWKRIVITVGEKIGKSHLTYAQGASAELVAAATIGAADVFGLPVSTTHVLSSGVAGTMAANGSGLQWSTIRNLLMAWVLTLPCAIMLSATLYVIFSRIF, encoded by the coding sequence ATGACCGATGTTGCATTCGACCGCGCGGTAGCCGATCCCGCGCCGATCCAGCCGGCCTCGCGGCCGAATCTCGACAAGGGCTTCAATCCGCTGACGATGATCCTGTTCTTCGGCATCCTTGCCGCGGGCCTGCTGTTCGTCGCCTACAGCATCTATGTCGACGTCAACGCCACCGGCGCGCGGGTGACGACCTACCTGCCCTACATCTTGTTGTTCGTCGCGCTCCTGATCGCGCTCGGATTCGAATTCGTCAACGGCTTCCACGACACCGCCAATGCGGTGGCGACCGTGATCTACACCCATTCGCTGCCGGCCGAAGTCGCTGTGATGTGGTCGGGCTTCTTCAACTTCCTCGGCGTGCTCATGTCCTCCGGTGCGGTCGCCTTCGGCATCGTCTCGCTGCTGCCGGTCGAGTTGATCCTGCAGGTGGGCTCCAGCGCCGGCTTCGCGATGGTGTTCGCGCTGCTGATCGCCGCGATCCTGTGGAATCTCGGCACCTGGTTCTTCGGCCTGCCCGCCTCCTCCTCGCACACGCTGATCGGCTCGATCATCGGCGTCGGCGTCGCCAACGCCGTCATGCGCGGCCGCGACGGCACCTCGGGCGTGGATTGGAGCAAGGCCACCGAGATCGGCTACGCGCTGCTGCTGTCGCCGCTGTTCGGCTTCATCTGCGCCGCCGTGCTGTTGCTGCTGCTCAAGTTCATCGTGCGCAACCCCGCCCTGTATGCTGCGCCCGAAAGCAACAAGGCGCCGCCGCTCTGGATCCGCGGCCTGCTGATCGCGACCTGCACCGGCGTCAGCTTCGCGCACGGCTCGAACGACGGCCAGAAGGGCATGGGCTTGATCATGCTGATCCTGATCGGCACCGTGCCGACGGCTTACGCGCTCAATCGCGCGCTGCCGGAGTCCCAGGTCGCCCAGTTCCAGAAGGTCTCGGATGCCGCCTCCAAGGTGATCGCGGCCAAGGGCGCCGGTCACTCGATCATCGGCGACCCCCGTCCTGCGGTGACCCAGTACATCACCTCGCACCACATCAGCGAAGGCACCTACCCTTCGCTGGCGGTGCTGGTGAAGGATGTCGGCGACCAGGTCGCGAAATACGGCTCGCTCAACAAGGTGCCGGCGGAAGTGGTCGGCAACACCCGTAACGACATGTACCTGACCTCGGAAGCGATCCGCTTCCTGATGAAAGACAAGGAAAACGACCTCAACAAGGACGATGTCGCGACCCTGAACGCCTACAAGGGCGGGCTCGACAGCGCCACGAAGTTCATCCCGACCTGGGTGAAGGTCGCGGTTGCCATCGCGCTCGGCCTCGGCACCATGATCGGCTGGAAGCGCATCGTGATCACGGTCGGTGAGAAGATCGGCAAGAGCCATCTCACCTATGCGCAAGGCGCTTCGGCCGAGCTGGTGGCCGCTGCGACGATCGGCGCCGCCGACGTGTTCGGCCTGCCGGTCTCCACCACCCACGTGCTGTCGTCCGGCGTCGCCGGCACCATGGCGGCGAACGGCTCGGGTCTGCAATGGTCGACCATCCGCAATTTGCTGATGGCCTGGGTGCTGACCCTGCCCTGCGCGATCATGCTGTCGGCCACGCTCTACGTGATCTTCTCGCGGATATTCTGA